The Gilliamella apicola genome window below encodes:
- a CDS encoding carbohydrate porin, translating to MKKIVIFSLLGLSSMANAAIEWDTPQGKLKLYGDVEINVDAASSKQQLSSLKESAEKKNKPADKDRWDINGRILIGLDGYREINDHNFAGFVVQPLADLGGDMNLDDAAFYFGQKQEWSIKVGRYEAYDMFPLGQDTFIEYSGNTANDIYEDGFGYIYMMKEGRGRSKNGGSIQLNKPFLNNFNFEINALVNNGEKMFNKSTYHGYDIEKKKNVVYVRPVLSWKNDSFSTAIAAETNVVKNAYGYYDNNGKFRDQSQRTGYGATFSWNSEGDWSAENKGLKINTSFAYMSAKDENDMTIGTDIIWEKVGLGYYYANNNIKKFNPENKIKDGHINSKGKYKIHTVNASYLIDNVLDMDNFNIYLGAYWSLLDRNKSHGDNSDDRYGARIRFKYFY from the coding sequence ATGAAAAAAATAGTTATATTCAGTTTATTAGGGTTAAGTTCAATGGCTAATGCTGCAATTGAGTGGGATACTCCACAAGGAAAACTTAAACTCTATGGTGATGTTGAAATAAATGTTGATGCCGCGAGCAGTAAGCAACAACTGAGTTCATTAAAAGAGAGTGCAGAGAAAAAAAATAAACCTGCTGATAAAGATCGTTGGGATATTAACGGTCGAATTTTGATAGGTTTAGATGGTTATCGCGAAATAAATGATCACAATTTTGCTGGTTTTGTGGTACAACCACTGGCTGATTTAGGTGGTGATATGAATTTAGATGATGCTGCATTTTATTTTGGACAAAAACAAGAATGGAGCATTAAAGTTGGGCGTTACGAAGCCTATGATATGTTTCCTCTTGGTCAAGATACTTTTATTGAATATTCAGGCAATACGGCTAATGATATCTATGAAGATGGTTTTGGCTATATTTATATGATGAAAGAAGGTCGTGGACGCAGTAAGAATGGTGGTAGTATCCAATTAAATAAACCTTTTTTAAATAATTTCAATTTTGAAATCAATGCGTTAGTCAATAACGGCGAAAAAATGTTTAATAAATCGACCTATCACGGTTATGACATAGAGAAAAAGAAAAACGTCGTTTATGTTCGTCCAGTATTATCTTGGAAAAATGATAGTTTCTCAACTGCTATCGCGGCTGAAACCAATGTGGTAAAAAACGCTTATGGTTATTACGACAATAATGGTAAATTCCGCGATCAATCACAGCGAACTGGTTATGGTGCAACTTTTTCTTGGAACAGTGAAGGTGATTGGAGTGCTGAAAACAAAGGACTTAAAATTAATACCAGTTTTGCTTATATGAGTGCTAAAGATGAAAATGACATGACCATCGGTACAGATATCATCTGGGAAAAAGTCGGACTAGGCTACTACTATGCAAACAATAATATTAAAAAGTTTAATCCAGAGAATAAAATCAAAGATGGGCATATTAATAGCAAAGGTAAATATAAAATTCATACAGTTAATGCCTCTTATTTGATTGATAATGTATTGGATATGGATAATTTTAACATCTATTTAGGTGCTTATTGGTCATTATTAGATAGAAATAAATCTCATGGTGATAATAGTGATGATAGATATGGTGCACGTATAAGATTTAAATATTTTTATTAA
- the manA gene encoding mannose-6-phosphate isomerase, class I → MHQTIWKLENTVKNYDWGSIDDIPKLFAIKNPTQKPIAEIWMGAHPMGCSLAIDNNHKKIRLDDLIKKHPLETLGAKIYRQYSALPYLFKVLSANKALSIQVHPTKFNAEQGFAKENQLGIALDDPKRNYKDPNHKPELIYALTPFKAMRSFRPIIEILELFKKINVTALNNELDQLQINANEQQLKLFFQALLTLAPERKEQAINQLLTNIEPFSNEPYLTIKTLAKDYPNDIGVFMPLILNVIELQPTQAMFLSAQTPHAYLSGTGLEVMASSDNVLRAGLTNKHLDVDELLKNTKFNSLNLNELLTSPIIHQNKIDFPVPVDDFKFEIIESDNQARDEKVTSPQILFCIEGNITLTSKSATLTLIKGESAFVAYNAKSYCYQGQGVLAKVSN, encoded by the coding sequence ATGCACCAAACCATATGGAAACTTGAAAATACGGTCAAAAACTACGATTGGGGAAGCATTGATGATATTCCTAAATTGTTTGCTATCAAAAATCCAACCCAAAAACCCATTGCAGAAATCTGGATGGGTGCTCATCCAATGGGCTGTTCATTAGCTATTGATAACAACCATAAAAAAATCAGACTTGATGATCTTATTAAAAAACATCCTTTAGAAACGTTAGGTGCTAAAATTTATCGACAATATTCTGCGCTTCCCTATTTATTTAAAGTGTTATCAGCGAACAAAGCATTATCGATACAAGTACACCCAACCAAGTTTAATGCCGAACAAGGGTTTGCAAAAGAAAATCAATTAGGTATTGCTTTAGATGATCCTAAGCGCAATTATAAAGATCCTAACCACAAACCTGAATTGATTTATGCTCTAACGCCATTCAAAGCCATGCGCTCTTTTCGCCCTATTATTGAAATTTTGGAGCTGTTTAAAAAAATAAATGTTACGGCATTAAACAATGAACTTGATCAATTGCAAATTAATGCTAATGAACAACAATTAAAACTGTTTTTTCAGGCATTGTTAACTCTAGCTCCAGAAAGAAAAGAGCAAGCGATTAACCAATTGTTAACTAATATTGAACCGTTTTCTAACGAACCCTATTTAACGATTAAAACACTTGCTAAGGATTACCCAAATGATATTGGGGTATTTATGCCATTAATCTTAAATGTTATTGAACTGCAACCAACTCAAGCCATGTTTTTATCAGCTCAAACACCGCATGCTTATTTAAGTGGTACTGGACTTGAAGTAATGGCAAGTTCGGATAACGTATTACGTGCAGGTTTAACTAATAAGCATTTAGATGTCGATGAATTATTGAAAAACACCAAGTTTAATAGTCTTAATTTAAATGAGTTATTAACTTCGCCTATTATTCATCAAAATAAAATTGATTTTCCTGTTCCAGTTGATGATTTTAAATTTGAAATTATTGAAAGTGATAATCAAGCAAGAGATGAAAAGGTAACCAGTCCGCAGATACTATTTTGCATTGAGGGCAATATCACTTTAACATCAAAATCTGCAACACTGACACTCATTAAAGGTGAATCAGCTTTTGTCGCCTATAATGCAAAAAGTTATTGTTATCAAGGTCAAGGCGTATTAGCAAAAGTTTCAAATTAA
- the prmC gene encoding peptide chain release factor N(5)-glutamine methyltransferase, which translates to MTYLEWLKGASQTLTDSESPKRDAEILLSFVTHKTRTFLMAFSETKLTDDELIALDKHLKRRQAGEPIAYITGEKEFWSLKFNVSNATLIPRPDTEKLVELGLDYLPKVPCEVLDLGTGTGAIAIAMATERPDCLFTGVEKNNDALNLAQKNANQIGVNNVYFLSGDWYKPIKNRKFSMITSNPPYIEPTDIHLSQGDVRFEPKSALVSEDEGLADIKLIVQGATKHLIQYGWLLIEHGWKQGEAVQTIFKQHGFQLVETFTDYSGNDRVTLGRWFKP; encoded by the coding sequence ATGACATATTTAGAATGGCTTAAGGGCGCTTCACAAACACTTACTGATAGTGAAAGCCCTAAGCGTGATGCCGAAATTTTATTAAGTTTTGTCACACATAAAACACGCACATTTTTAATGGCATTTAGTGAAACCAAATTAACCGATGATGAGCTAATTGCCTTAGACAAACATTTGAAACGTCGTCAAGCGGGTGAACCTATCGCTTATATTACTGGTGAAAAAGAATTCTGGTCTTTGAAGTTTAATGTGTCAAATGCGACATTAATTCCAAGACCAGATACTGAAAAATTAGTTGAGCTTGGTTTAGACTATTTACCTAAAGTTCCGTGTGAAGTTTTAGATCTTGGTACTGGTACTGGCGCCATAGCCATTGCTATGGCAACCGAACGCCCAGATTGCTTATTTACTGGCGTTGAAAAAAATAATGACGCTTTGAATTTAGCTCAGAAAAATGCTAACCAGATTGGCGTTAACAATGTCTATTTTTTAAGTGGCGATTGGTATAAGCCAATAAAAAACCGTAAATTTTCAATGATAACCAGTAATCCTCCTTATATTGAACCCACTGATATTCATTTATCGCAAGGCGATGTTCGATTTGAACCAAAAAGCGCCTTGGTTTCTGAAGATGAAGGTTTAGCTGATATTAAATTGATTGTTCAAGGTGCAACGAAACATCTAATTCAATATGGCTGGCTACTCATTGAACATGGCTGGAAACAAGGGGAAGCGGTACAGACTATTTTTAAACAACACGGATTTCAATTAGTTGAAACTTTTACCGACTACAGTGGCAATGATAGGGTTACACTTGGTCGCTGGTTTAAACCTTAA
- a CDS encoding OprD family outer membrane porin produces the protein MNYYNTLNIPRSLSCLTKLILSLTVLTSVTPVYAAYESNFVDDSSLTGNVFFWNRDRERKNIDEHKYEKNLRHSSFNTNLDFKSGYIADRFAIELGGYGAWEVSNGGNGHPNEIGFSGTNTRWEEDWKKDVSGLSFYKALVNFKLDDKFWLRAGYIQPSGQTLLAPHWSLLPGTYRGVEFGTLLDFDDAGALSMSYMWTDKYKAPWYKRLYEFKQWGKGKKIDYLHSAGLKYDFKNNLVIESAFGQAQNYMNQFFGKASYKTDVFNNPLTMSYQFYGAKDQSHKGKNVYDGLAWLQAATLGYQMGPVGLRLEGVVVKAEGEQGFFLQRMTPDYASSNGRLDIWWNSRSDFNANGEKALFAEITYDLGDLSNYLTGWRTGASYAYGWDAKPSTNKQFNQKKRLVESAYNFDLGYTVQNGWIKDTSLQLHFTKYNNHTNIPSWGGGYGNIFQDERDIKFIVIVPFTVFNAKQK, from the coding sequence ATGAACTATTACAATACACTAAACATTCCTCGTTCTTTGAGTTGTTTGACAAAACTCATCCTTTCATTGACAGTGTTAACCAGTGTTACACCCGTTTATGCTGCTTATGAAAGTAATTTTGTAGATGATTCGTCACTCACTGGCAATGTGTTTTTCTGGAATCGTGATCGTGAAAGAAAAAATATCGATGAACATAAATATGAAAAGAACCTTAGGCACTCATCATTTAACACAAATTTAGATTTCAAATCTGGTTATATTGCAGATCGTTTTGCGATTGAATTAGGTGGTTATGGCGCTTGGGAAGTGAGTAACGGTGGCAATGGACATCCTAATGAAATCGGCTTTAGCGGTACCAATACCCGATGGGAAGAAGATTGGAAAAAAGATGTCAGTGGACTAAGTTTTTATAAAGCGCTAGTTAATTTTAAACTTGATGATAAATTTTGGCTCAGAGCAGGTTATATCCAACCTTCAGGTCAAACATTACTAGCTCCACATTGGAGTTTATTACCAGGTACTTATCGAGGCGTGGAGTTTGGCACTTTGCTTGATTTCGATGATGCAGGTGCGTTATCCATGTCTTATATGTGGACAGATAAATACAAAGCTCCATGGTATAAACGACTTTATGAATTTAAACAATGGGGAAAAGGGAAAAAGATTGATTACCTCCATTCTGCTGGTTTGAAATATGATTTTAAAAATAATTTGGTAATTGAAAGTGCTTTTGGCCAAGCACAAAATTATATGAACCAATTTTTTGGTAAAGCATCGTATAAAACGGATGTATTTAATAATCCACTTACTATGAGTTATCAATTTTATGGTGCTAAAGATCAGTCTCACAAAGGTAAAAATGTTTATGATGGCTTAGCATGGTTGCAGGCCGCTACCTTAGGTTATCAAATGGGACCTGTTGGTTTACGACTTGAAGGGGTCGTTGTTAAAGCAGAAGGAGAACAAGGTTTCTTTTTACAGCGTATGACGCCTGATTATGCTTCTTCAAATGGTCGATTAGATATCTGGTGGAATTCTCGTTCTGACTTTAATGCCAATGGTGAAAAAGCGCTATTTGCAGAAATTACTTATGATTTAGGAGATTTATCCAATTACTTAACAGGGTGGAGAACAGGTGCTTCTTATGCTTATGGTTGGGATGCAAAACCAAGCACAAACAAACAATTTAATCAGAAAAAACGTTTAGTTGAGTCAGCTTATAACTTTGATTTAGGCTATACCGTACAAAATGGTTGGATAAAAGATACCTCTTTACAACTTCATTTTACCAAATATAACAATCATACCAATATCCCAAGCTGGGGAGGTGGATACGGCAATATTTTCCAAGATGAACGTGATATCAAATTTATTGTTATTGTCCCTTTCACCGTTTTCAAT
- the kdsA gene encoding 3-deoxy-8-phosphooctulonate synthase, with protein MNQKRVNVGDITVANDLPFVLFGGMNVLESRDLAMKICEHYITVTDKLNIPYIFKASFDKANRSSIHSFRGLGLEEGLKIFQELKQQFGIKIITDVHTEEQCQPVADVVDVIQLPAFLARQTDLVVAMAKTGAVINVKKPQFISPSQMGNIVEKFEEAGNNKIILCDRGSCFGYDNLVVDMLGFNIMKKASKGSPVIFDVTHALQCRDPMGAASGGRRGQVTELARSGMAVGIAGLFLESHPDPSHAKCDGPSALPLAKLEPFLKQMKAIDELVKSFEEINTEN; from the coding sequence ATGAATCAAAAAAGAGTAAACGTTGGTGATATTACCGTAGCCAATGATCTGCCATTTGTGTTATTTGGTGGTATGAACGTTCTTGAATCGCGTGATTTGGCAATGAAAATTTGCGAACATTACATTACTGTAACTGATAAACTAAATATCCCTTATATTTTCAAAGCATCTTTTGACAAAGCCAATCGCTCATCCATCCACTCGTTTCGAGGACTTGGTTTAGAAGAAGGACTAAAAATTTTTCAAGAACTTAAACAGCAGTTTGGTATAAAAATCATTACTGATGTTCACACTGAAGAGCAATGTCAACCAGTCGCTGATGTTGTTGATGTAATTCAATTACCCGCCTTTTTAGCCAGACAAACGGATCTAGTTGTTGCTATGGCAAAAACAGGTGCAGTGATTAATGTTAAAAAACCACAATTTATCAGTCCTAGTCAAATGGGTAACATTGTGGAAAAATTCGAAGAAGCAGGTAACAATAAAATTATTCTTTGTGATCGCGGTAGTTGCTTTGGTTATGACAATTTGGTTGTTGATATGCTTGGTTTTAATATTATGAAAAAAGCCAGTAAAGGATCACCTGTAATTTTTGATGTTACGCACGCTCTTCAATGTCGTGACCCTATGGGCGCAGCATCGGGTGGTCGACGTGGTCAAGTAACCGAACTGGCTCGTTCAGGTATGGCGGTAGGCATAGCAGGATTATTTTTAGAATCTCACCCTGATCCAAGTCACGCAAAATGTGATGGTCCATCAGCATTGCCATTAGCTAAACTTGAACCTTTCTTAAAACAGATGAAAGCGATTGATGAATTAGTAAAAAGTTTCGAAGAAATTAATACTGAAAATTAA
- the prfA gene encoding peptide chain release factor 1: protein MKSSIISKLETLQERYEEVQALLSDPSVIADQNRFRTLSKEYAQLGGVVKCFASWKQTQENIETAKMMLSDPEMSEMAQEELNEALGQVEEQERQLQVLLLPKDPNDDYNCFVEVRAGTGGDEAAIFAGDLARMYTRYAESRRWRVEIMSSNEGEHGGYKEVIMLISGDGVYGNLKFESGGHRVQRVPETESQGRIHTSACTVAVLPEIPEAEMPEINPADLKIDTYRSSGAGGQHVNTTDSAIRITHLPTGIVVECQDERSQHKNKAKAMSVLAARIQDAETRKRQQEEASTRRNLLGSGDRSDRIRTYNYPQGRVTDHRINLTIYRLDEVMEGKLDMLIDPIVQEYQADQLAALSEQDE, encoded by the coding sequence ATGAAATCTTCAATTATCAGTAAGTTAGAAACATTGCAAGAACGCTATGAAGAAGTTCAAGCATTGTTATCTGACCCTTCGGTAATCGCCGATCAAAATCGTTTTCGCACACTTTCTAAAGAATATGCACAATTAGGTGGAGTAGTGAAGTGTTTTGCTAGCTGGAAACAAACTCAAGAAAATATTGAAACGGCTAAAATGATGCTTTCCGATCCAGAAATGAGTGAAATGGCTCAAGAAGAGCTTAATGAAGCATTAGGACAAGTTGAAGAACAAGAAAGGCAGTTACAGGTATTATTATTACCAAAAGATCCAAATGACGACTATAACTGTTTTGTCGAAGTTCGTGCAGGAACTGGTGGTGATGAAGCAGCAATTTTTGCTGGTGACTTAGCTAGAATGTATACCCGTTATGCTGAATCACGCCGTTGGCGAGTTGAAATAATGAGCTCAAATGAGGGTGAGCATGGTGGTTATAAAGAAGTGATCATGCTAATTAGTGGCGATGGCGTTTATGGTAACTTAAAATTTGAATCGGGTGGTCATCGCGTTCAACGCGTACCCGAAACTGAGTCTCAAGGTCGTATTCATACTTCTGCGTGTACTGTTGCTGTTCTACCAGAAATCCCTGAAGCGGAAATGCCTGAAATCAATCCTGCAGATTTAAAAATCGATACCTATCGATCATCAGGTGCGGGTGGTCAGCACGTTAATACTACCGATTCTGCTATTCGTATTACTCACTTGCCAACAGGAATTGTTGTTGAGTGCCAAGATGAACGCTCACAACATAAAAATAAAGCTAAAGCAATGTCTGTATTGGCTGCTCGTATTCAGGATGCTGAAACACGTAAACGTCAACAAGAAGAAGCATCAACTCGGCGTAATCTTTTAGGCTCAGGTGATCGCTCCGATAGAATCAGAACCTATAATTACCCACAAGGGCGAGTGACCGATCATCGAATTAACCTAACAATCTATCGCTTAGACGAAGTAATGGAAGGTAAGCTAGACATGTTAATCGATCCAATTGTACAAGAATATCAAGCAGACCAACTTGCAGCTTTATCGGAACAAGATGAATGA
- a CDS encoding GntR family transcriptional regulator, translating into MNHINKMPRHLTIQQDLLKKIQSGVYPQGQLIPKECELTEIYQVSRPTVRQAIQQLVNDGYLERRKRRGTIVKQQKISQEFTHIIESYDSEMNRKGLHPKTKVLTFKLDKANADIANNLQINEYEDVYKLVRLRYAESKPVVLVTTYLPAKLLPNFINNDFTQEKLYSVLQKMDFPILQIRRKLEVLKADETTSDLLDIEAGDPIFYFHSIAFTNDRLPIEYSISKYRGDINSFVFELNHAS; encoded by the coding sequence ATGAATCATATTAATAAAATGCCACGTCATTTGACTATTCAACAAGATCTATTAAAAAAAATACAGTCAGGTGTTTATCCACAAGGGCAGTTAATACCGAAAGAATGTGAACTTACTGAAATCTATCAAGTCAGTAGACCAACAGTACGTCAAGCAATTCAGCAATTAGTTAATGATGGTTACCTTGAACGTCGAAAACGTCGAGGCACGATTGTTAAACAACAGAAGATCAGTCAAGAATTCACCCACATTATTGAAAGTTATGATTCCGAGATGAATCGGAAAGGACTTCATCCTAAAACTAAAGTACTTACATTTAAGCTGGATAAAGCTAATGCTGATATTGCCAATAATTTACAGATAAATGAGTATGAAGATGTCTACAAGCTCGTTCGTCTGCGCTATGCAGAAAGTAAGCCCGTGGTATTGGTTACAACTTATTTGCCCGCCAAACTTTTACCTAATTTCATCAATAATGATTTTACTCAGGAAAAACTGTATTCAGTATTACAAAAGATGGACTTTCCTATTTTACAGATTCGTCGCAAACTTGAAGTATTAAAAGCCGACGAAACCACAAGTGATCTATTGGATATAGAAGCAGGCGATCCGATTTTTTATTTCCATTCCATTGCTTTTACTAACGACCGGCTCCCCATTGAGTACTCAATTTCCAAATACCGTGGTGATATTAACTCTTTTGTATTTGAACTAAATCATGCAAGTTAA